A single window of Gossypium arboreum isolate Shixiya-1 chromosome 13, ASM2569848v2, whole genome shotgun sequence DNA harbors:
- the LOC108463634 gene encoding phenylacetaldehyde synthase-like, producing the protein MGSASRKTFLPLDPMTFSNESKAVIDFISDYYENLEKYPVQCTVEPGYLSAMLPESAPYCPETLQDILEDVNNCIIPGLTHWQSPNFFAYFHANASTAGFLGEMLCLGFNVVGFNWISSPAATELESIVLDWMGKMLKLPSSFLFSGTGGGALHGSTCEAVVCVMAAARDKALKELGGWENITKLVVYASDQTHFTFQKAAKLVGIPPSNSGLIETSFSTGFSLSPENLRFVIEDDIKSGLVPLFLCATIGTTPSGAVDPIAELGKVAMEFKLWLHIDAAYAGSGCICPELRHYLDGVELANSISMNPHKWFLTNMDCCCLWIKEPKLLVDSLSTDPEILRNNASKSKAVVDYKDWQIALSRRFRALKLWVVIRRHGLANLMYHIRSDIAMAKRFEALVGEDERFEIVVARKFALVCFRLKPKVEAEDLNCKLVEAINSSGRAFVSHAVLSGIYVIRCAIGTTLTQQHHVDALWKLIQDKAQSLLM; encoded by the coding sequence ATGGGAAGTGCGTCAAGAAAAACATTCCTTCCCCTTGATCCAATGACCTTCTCAAACGAGTCCAAAGCAGTGATTGATTTCATTTCTGATTACTATGAAAACCTTGAGAAATACCCAGTTCAATGCACCGTTGAGCCCGGTTATTTGTCGGCCATGTTGCCTGAGTCAGCCCCTTATTGCCCTGAAACACTCCAAGACATACTCGAAGATGTCAATAATTGCATCATCCCAGGCCTGACTCATTGGCAAAGTCCCAACTTCTTCGCCTATTTCCATGCAAATGCTAGCACTGCTGGCTTTCTTGGGGAAATGCTTTGTTTGGGTTTTAATGTCGTTGGTTTCAACTGGATTTCGTCACCGGCGGCGACTGAGCTCGAATCCATTGTCTTGGATTGGATGGGCAAAATGCTTAAGCTACCATCTTCCTTCTTGTTCTCTGGAACCGGTGGTGGAGCCTTGCATGGCAGTACATGTGAGGCTGTTGTTTGCGTTATGGCTGCTGCAAGGGACAAAGCCTTGAAAGAGCTTGGAGGGTGGGAAAACATAACCAAACTGGTGGTTTATGCTTCGGATCAAACGCATTTCACTTTCCAAAAGGCAGCGAAACTCGTAGGCATTCCCCCATCAAATTCTGGGTTAATTGAAACATCTTTTTCGACAGGGTTTTCGTTGTCACCTGAAAACCTTCGCTTCGTCATTGAAGACGATATCAAATCTGGTTTGGTGCCATTATTTTTATGTGCAACCATTGGGACAACACCCTCTGGAGCTGTCGATCCTATTGCAGAGTTGGGCAAAGTTGCCATGGAATTCAAGCTTTGGCTTCACATTGATGCAGCATATGCAGGAAGTGGCTGCATTTGCCCCGAGCTCCGCCATTATCTTGATGGAGTGGAGCTTGCTAACTCCATCAGCATGAATCCACATAAATGGTTTCTCACAAACATGGATTGCTGTTGTCTTTGGATCAAGGAACCGAAGTTGTTGGTGGATTCATTGTCAACTGACCCTGAAATTCTAAGAAACAACGCAAGTAAATCCAAAGCAGTGGTGGACTACAAAGATTGGCAAATAGCATTGAGTAGACGTTTTAGGGCTTTGAAGCTTTGGGTTGTGATTCGCCGACATGGTCTGGCTAACTTGATGTACCACATTCGAAGCGATATCGCCATGGCTAAACGATTCGAAGCACTTGTGGGAGAAGATGAGAGGTTTGAGATCGTAGTGGCCAGAAAGTTCGCATTGGTTTGCTTCAGGTTGAAGCCCAAGGTGGAGGCGGAGGATCTGAACTGTAAATTGGTGGAGGCCATAAATTCAAGTGGCAGAGCGTTCGTGAGCCATGCAGTGTTGAGTGGGATTTATGTAATTCGATGTGCCATTGGAACAACTCTAACTCAACAACACCACGTGGATGCCTTGTGGAAACTCATCCAAGACAAAGCTCAAAGTTTATTGATGTAG